From Streptomyces durmitorensis, a single genomic window includes:
- a CDS encoding thiamine pyrophosphate-binding protein gives MQYPTGGDLLVAVLRELGIDTVFGIVSVHNLPLVEAVDRELRFVPVRHEATAVNAADAYGRARGSLGCALTSTGTGAGNAAGSLVEALSAGTSVLHVTGQVEAGFLGSGRGFIHETKDQLGMLRAVSTYAETVTSTDSAGRILREAARAALKDPGGPASVEWPVDLQYAAQMDAAPQATGAADPVPAGDEDSMPASTRRAAVPDAPSGATERVPTAPAPAEQGASPGTAGPVVHPTPALLHPTPAAAELIAAQALLATSERPVIWAGGGATRARTELTELLHATGAGLLTSNSGRGAVPEDHPQVIGNFATTPAARALLADADVLLTVGTHFRSNETADYGLALPEAHIQVDIDAAALGRVYPARHALHGHAPDVLAALLPHARRADESWTRRVAAVRQDVRATLHDNIGPQAAICDAIRAALPREAVVARDVTIPSSSWGNRLLEMYDPRDNVFPRGGGIGQGLGMGIGAALARPDAPTVVLAGDGGLAVHLGELLTLAQERPRLTLIVFNDGGYGVLRNMQDRYSERRSGVDLATPDFELLAQACGLAYARIAAEEHATPVISHAVASEGPTLVEVDLARLGPMKNPFTPPVKIPGQ, from the coding sequence ATGCAATACCCCACCGGAGGCGATCTCCTCGTCGCCGTCCTGCGTGAACTCGGCATCGACACGGTCTTCGGGATCGTCAGCGTGCACAACCTGCCGCTGGTCGAGGCCGTCGACCGGGAGCTGCGCTTCGTGCCGGTACGCCACGAGGCGACCGCCGTGAACGCCGCCGACGCCTACGGCCGGGCGCGCGGCTCCCTCGGCTGCGCGCTCACCTCGACGGGCACGGGCGCGGGCAACGCGGCCGGTTCCCTGGTCGAGGCGCTGAGCGCGGGCACGTCCGTCCTGCACGTCACGGGCCAGGTGGAAGCCGGGTTCCTGGGCAGCGGCCGGGGCTTCATCCACGAGACCAAGGACCAGCTGGGCATGCTCAGGGCGGTCTCGACGTACGCGGAGACGGTGACGTCCACCGATTCGGCGGGCCGGATCCTGCGCGAGGCGGCGCGGGCGGCTCTGAAGGACCCGGGCGGCCCGGCGAGCGTGGAGTGGCCGGTGGATCTGCAGTACGCGGCCCAGATGGACGCGGCGCCACAGGCCACGGGTGCGGCTGACCCGGTTCCGGCGGGGGACGAGGACTCCATGCCCGCGAGCACGCGGCGAGCTGCCGTTCCTGACGCCCCGTCCGGGGCAACGGAACGAGTCCCGACGGCGCCGGCGCCTGCCGAGCAGGGTGCATCGCCCGGGACCGCGGGGCCGGTCGTCCACCCCACACCTGCCCTCCTCCACCCCACACCTGCCGCGGCCGAACTCATCGCCGCCCAGGCGCTCCTGGCCACTTCCGAGCGCCCCGTCATCTGGGCAGGCGGTGGCGCCACCCGCGCGCGCACCGAGCTGACCGAGCTGCTCCACGCCACCGGCGCGGGCCTGCTCACCTCCAACTCCGGCCGTGGCGCGGTGCCCGAGGACCACCCGCAGGTCATCGGGAACTTCGCCACCACCCCGGCCGCCCGCGCGCTCCTCGCCGACGCCGACGTCCTGCTGACCGTCGGCACGCACTTCCGGTCCAACGAGACCGCCGACTACGGACTCGCGCTCCCCGAAGCGCACATCCAGGTCGACATCGACGCCGCCGCGCTCGGCCGCGTCTACCCGGCGCGGCACGCCCTGCACGGGCACGCACCCGACGTGCTCGCGGCGCTGCTGCCGCACGCGCGGCGGGCCGACGAGAGCTGGACGCGACGCGTCGCCGCCGTCCGTCAGGACGTCCGCGCCACGCTGCACGACAACATCGGTCCGCAGGCCGCGATCTGCGACGCCATCCGTGCCGCGCTGCCCCGCGAGGCGGTCGTCGCCCGCGACGTGACGATCCCGTCCAGCAGCTGGGGCAACCGGCTCCTGGAGATGTACGACCCCCGCGACAACGTCTTCCCGCGCGGCGGCGGCATCGGGCAGGGGCTCGGCATGGGCATCGGCGCCGCGCTCGCGCGGCCCGACGCGCCCACCGTCGTCCTCGCGGGGGACGGCGGGCTCGCCGTCCACCTGGGGGAACTGCTCACGCTCGCCCAGGAGCGGCCGCGGCTGACCCTGATCGTCTTCAACGACGGCGGGTACGGAGTGCTCCGCAACATGCAGGACCGCTACAGCGAGCGCCGCTCCGGCGTGGACCTCGCCACGCCCGACTTCGAACTCCTCGCCCAGGCCTGCGGGTTGGCCTACGCGCGGATCGCGGCAGAGGAGCACGCGACCCCCGTGATCAGCCACGCCGTCGCCTCGGAGGGGCCGACCCTCGTCGAGGTCGACCTGGCCCGCCTCGGACCGATGAAGAACCCGTTCACCCCGCCCGTCAAGATCCCCGGCCAGTGA
- a CDS encoding SDR family oxidoreductase: MDLGLSDRTVLVTGGSSGVGLATVRALLDEGARVATCGRDADRLAKAAAGLGGGDRLLTGVCDVRDADAVREFTERAADAFGSLDGLVNNAGQSRMKGLDDSTAEDWRDELELKFTGVLNPLHAARPHLAASDAASVVNVNAVLAKQPEPRLITTSAARAGILNLSKSLATELAPEGIRVNSVCLGLIDTGQWTRRHAAADSGLSYEDWQAELAADRGIALGRLGRAEEVAYAIVALLSPRASYTTGTSIDVCGGVGRGIL; encoded by the coding sequence ATGGATCTGGGCCTCTCCGACCGGACCGTCCTGGTCACCGGCGGCAGCTCGGGCGTCGGCCTGGCCACGGTCCGCGCCCTGCTCGACGAGGGCGCGCGGGTCGCGACCTGCGGGCGTGACGCCGACCGCCTCGCGAAGGCTGCGGCCGGGCTCGGCGGCGGCGACCGCCTCCTCACGGGCGTGTGCGACGTGCGCGACGCGGACGCCGTACGGGAGTTCACCGAGCGCGCGGCCGACGCCTTCGGGTCGCTCGACGGACTCGTCAACAACGCGGGGCAGTCCCGCATGAAGGGCCTGGACGACTCGACCGCCGAGGACTGGCGCGACGAGCTGGAGCTGAAGTTCACCGGTGTCCTCAACCCCCTGCACGCGGCGCGCCCGCACCTGGCGGCCTCCGACGCGGCGAGCGTCGTCAACGTCAACGCGGTCCTCGCCAAGCAGCCCGAGCCCCGCCTCATCACCACGAGCGCGGCCCGCGCGGGCATCCTCAACCTCTCCAAGTCCCTGGCCACGGAGCTCGCCCCGGAGGGCATCCGGGTCAACTCGGTCTGCCTGGGCCTGATCGACACCGGCCAGTGGACCCGCCGCCACGCGGCAGCCGACTCCGGACTCAGCTACGAGGACTGGCAGGCGGAGCTCGCGGCGGACCGCGGCATCGCGCTTGGCCGGCTCGGCCGCGCGGAGGAGGTCGCGTACGCGATCGTCGCGCTGCTCTCGCCCCGGGCCTCGTACACCACCGGCACCAGCATCGACGTCTGCGGCGGCGTCGGCCGCGGCATCCTCTGA
- a CDS encoding SDR family oxidoreductase: MTDERTVVITGAGRGLGLAMARRVGEDGFRVVVAEVDAGRGQEAVAELRAEGLDAHFVRCDVADPASVDELATAVKDLGSLYGLVNNAALANGVGGKEFQDIDVEVWDRLMAVNARSPWLVAKALHPLFRSPGRIVNIASDAALYGSPRLAHYIASKGAVIALTRAMARELGDKGITVNAVAPGLTEVEATETVPAERHALYRGNRAISRPQQPDDLVGLVSFLLSEESRYLTGQVIAVNGGFTMN, translated from the coding sequence GTGACTGACGAGCGCACCGTCGTCATCACCGGCGCGGGCCGTGGCCTGGGACTGGCCATGGCCCGCCGGGTGGGCGAGGACGGCTTCCGGGTCGTCGTCGCGGAGGTGGACGCGGGGCGTGGGCAGGAGGCCGTCGCCGAGCTGCGTGCGGAGGGCCTGGACGCCCATTTCGTACGGTGCGACGTGGCGGACCCCGCCTCGGTCGATGAACTGGCCACCGCTGTAAAGGACTTGGGGTCGCTGTACGGCCTGGTCAACAATGCCGCGCTCGCCAACGGCGTCGGCGGCAAGGAGTTCCAGGACATCGACGTCGAGGTGTGGGACCGCCTGATGGCGGTCAACGCCCGCAGCCCGTGGCTGGTCGCCAAGGCCCTCCACCCGCTGTTCCGCTCCCCCGGGCGGATCGTCAACATCGCCTCGGACGCGGCCCTTTACGGTTCGCCGCGGCTCGCCCACTACATCGCATCCAAGGGCGCGGTCATCGCGCTGACCCGGGCGATGGCGCGTGAGCTGGGCGACAAGGGGATCACCGTCAACGCGGTGGCGCCGGGGCTCACCGAGGTCGAGGCCACCGAGACGGTACCGGCCGAGCGGCACGCGCTCTACCGGGGCAACCGGGCGATCTCGCGCCCGCAGCAGCCGGACGACCTCGTCGGGCTCGTCTCCTTCCTCCTCTCCGAGGAGTCCCGCTATCTGACCGGACAGGTGATCGCCGTCAACGGCGGCTTCACCATGAACTGA
- a CDS encoding cupin domain-containing protein: MPLTTTDYDNGSDLGKYTDSLIATKESRVADFSTLSFQEKAGPQYRRGQIRYVGSGATGNHENDSRILPSGGFTFSNMLLPPGAEGPEHTHHDVEEAFFVLEGQVKVGIHRGADEVEYRTLGYRDMIVVPAGVARSLKNEGDTDALFCVVIGTQKPQVPTYPEHSPMHGVTRD; the protein is encoded by the coding sequence ATGCCTCTGACCACCACCGATTACGACAACGGCAGCGACCTCGGCAAGTACACCGACTCGCTGATCGCCACCAAGGAGTCCCGCGTCGCGGACTTCAGCACCCTGTCCTTCCAGGAGAAGGCGGGCCCGCAGTACCGCCGCGGCCAGATCCGTTACGTCGGCTCCGGCGCGACCGGCAACCACGAGAACGACAGCCGCATCCTGCCGTCCGGCGGCTTCACCTTCTCCAACATGCTGCTCCCGCCGGGCGCCGAGGGCCCCGAGCACACCCACCACGACGTCGAGGAGGCCTTCTTCGTCCTGGAGGGCCAGGTCAAGGTGGGCATCCACCGGGGCGCCGACGAGGTGGAGTACCGCACGCTCGGCTACCGCGACATGATCGTCGTCCCGGCGGGCGTGGCGCGCTCCCTGAAGAACGAGGGCGACACCGACGCGCTCTTCTGCGTCGTCATCGGCACGCAGAAGCCGCAGGTCCCGACGTACCCCGAGCACTCGCCGATGCACGGCGTCACCCGTGACTGA
- a CDS encoding alpha/beta fold hydrolase, which produces MTAAHVEAVHVEEAGSAGPLLLCLHGIGSSSAAFAPQLAELSAYVRVVAWDAPGYAKSADPGSLLDLDGFADAAADLIRERGASAHVLGVSWGGVIALRLAARHPELVDSLIVADSSAGSGTDPAKADAMRQRAAELAELGPRAFAERRGPRLVSPDAPPQLVRRVVDTMAASVRLPGYAYAAESMAGADLRPEIPGIAAPALVLCGDQDRVTGVEASQAIAGALHRSAYVIVKDAGHLANQERPEAFNAWVLSHLRITARIPEQEPSSCL; this is translated from the coding sequence GTGACGGCCGCCCATGTCGAGGCCGTCCATGTCGAGGAGGCGGGTTCCGCCGGGCCGCTGCTGCTCTGCCTGCACGGCATCGGCTCCTCGTCCGCCGCCTTCGCACCGCAGCTCGCCGAGCTGTCCGCGTACGTGCGGGTCGTGGCCTGGGACGCCCCCGGGTACGCCAAGTCCGCTGATCCGGGAAGCCTGTTGGACCTGGACGGCTTCGCGGACGCAGCCGCCGACCTCATCCGGGAGCGCGGCGCGAGCGCGCACGTCCTCGGCGTCTCGTGGGGCGGGGTGATCGCGCTGCGGCTCGCGGCCCGGCACCCCGAGCTCGTCGATTCGCTGATCGTCGCGGACTCCAGCGCCGGTTCCGGCACCGACCCCGCGAAGGCCGACGCCATGCGGCAGCGGGCCGCCGAGCTCGCGGAGCTCGGGCCGCGGGCGTTCGCCGAGCGGCGCGGGCCCCGGCTCGTCTCGCCGGACGCGCCCCCTCAGCTCGTCCGGCGGGTCGTCGACACCATGGCCGCGTCCGTGCGCCTGCCCGGATACGCGTACGCCGCCGAGTCCATGGCCGGCGCCGATCTGCGCCCCGAGATCCCCGGCATCGCCGCGCCCGCCCTCGTCCTCTGCGGCGACCAGGACCGGGTCACCGGCGTCGAGGCCTCACAGGCCATCGCCGGGGCCCTGCACAGATCCGCCTACGTGATCGTCAAGGACGCCGGTCACCTGGCCAACCAGGAGCGGCCCGAGGCGTTCAACGCCTGGGTCCTCTCCCACCTCCGCATCACCGCCCGCATCCCCGAACAGGAGCCTTCCTCATGCCTCTGA
- a CDS encoding aspartate dehydrogenase domain-containing protein — protein MTRVRKVGIVGWGAIGRVVGTALAEQRVTGAELTCLVDNRPLGESAPAPQVSFDEAMERCDLIVEAAGQGVVREWGERVLSSGTDLLIASTGALTDEELSKQLLSAGPGRVYFTGGAVGGLDLLQAVRSLGPLDEVRLTTTKLPSTLEQPWMGAELLSRMRTATGPVEVMSGTARDVPVKFPKSTNVAASVALAVGDLDAVRVQVVADPGAHHTRHVVEASGAHGTYRFEVAHLPDPGNPATSQVVPYAVLRSLAALAGRTGQIL, from the coding sequence ATGACGCGCGTACGCAAGGTCGGCATCGTCGGCTGGGGCGCCATCGGCCGCGTGGTCGGTACCGCACTCGCCGAACAGCGCGTCACCGGCGCGGAGTTGACCTGCCTCGTCGACAACCGTCCGCTCGGCGAGAGCGCACCCGCCCCGCAGGTCTCCTTCGACGAGGCCATGGAGCGCTGCGACCTCATCGTCGAGGCGGCGGGCCAAGGCGTCGTACGGGAATGGGGCGAGCGCGTCCTCTCCTCCGGGACCGATCTGCTGATCGCCTCGACCGGCGCGCTCACCGACGAGGAGCTGTCCAAACAGCTCCTGTCCGCGGGTCCCGGCCGGGTGTACTTCACCGGGGGCGCGGTCGGCGGGCTCGATCTCCTCCAGGCGGTGCGCTCGCTCGGGCCGCTCGACGAGGTGCGGCTGACCACCACCAAGCTGCCGTCCACGCTCGAACAGCCGTGGATGGGCGCGGAGTTGCTGTCTCGGATGCGGACGGCGACCGGCCCGGTCGAGGTCATGTCCGGGACCGCGCGCGACGTCCCCGTGAAGTTCCCCAAGTCGACGAACGTCGCGGCATCGGTCGCCCTCGCCGTCGGCGACCTGGACGCTGTGCGGGTCCAGGTCGTCGCCGATCCCGGCGCCCACCACACGCGGCACGTCGTCGAGGCGTCCGGCGCGCACGGCACGTACCGCTTCGAGGTCGCGCACCTTCCGGACCCGGGCAACCCGGCGACCAGCCAGGTCGTGCCGTACGCGGTCCTGCGCAGCCTGGCGGCGCTCGCGGGGCGGACGGGGCAGATCCTGTGA
- a CDS encoding VOC family protein, which translates to MSPPPIARLRALRSVELLTPSFTEAADFYQEVWGLQTVESERGTAAWLRGTGAEHHALQLTRADRTGLGRISFAVGTPAEVDEAARRLLARGITPVAGPGPLDQVGGGYGLRFTDPEHRLIEISAEVHAVAPRGSDGAVPVGVTHAVLNTADIDASVAFYRDVLGLRVSDWSEHQMAFLRCNADHHCIAFNQAEWASLNHVAYEMSSVDHFMRGLGRLRHHGIDPQWGPGRHGPGNNTFSYFTDPSGLVCEYTSEVAQIVEDAWIARVWRRVPELSDLWGTAGPPSKEIRCHMAGSPDPGPLSRQDNPEVQA; encoded by the coding sequence ATGTCCCCACCTCCCATCGCCCGCCTCCGCGCCCTGCGCTCCGTCGAGCTCCTCACTCCCTCTTTCACGGAGGCCGCCGACTTCTACCAGGAGGTCTGGGGCCTCCAGACCGTCGAGTCCGAGCGCGGCACGGCCGCCTGGCTGCGCGGCACCGGCGCCGAGCACCACGCACTCCAGCTCACCCGCGCCGACCGCACGGGCCTCGGCAGGATCTCCTTCGCGGTGGGCACGCCCGCCGAGGTCGACGAGGCCGCCCGCAGGCTGCTCGCGCGCGGCATCACACCGGTCGCGGGGCCGGGCCCCCTCGACCAGGTCGGCGGCGGCTACGGCCTGCGCTTCACCGACCCCGAGCACCGCCTGATCGAGATCAGCGCGGAGGTCCACGCGGTCGCGCCGCGCGGCAGCGACGGCGCGGTGCCGGTCGGCGTCACGCACGCGGTGCTCAACACGGCGGACATCGACGCCTCCGTCGCCTTCTACCGCGACGTCCTCGGCCTGCGCGTCTCCGACTGGTCCGAGCACCAGATGGCGTTCCTGCGCTGCAACGCCGATCACCACTGCATCGCCTTCAACCAGGCGGAGTGGGCCTCGCTCAACCACGTGGCGTACGAGATGAGTTCGGTCGACCACTTCATGCGGGGCCTGGGCCGGCTGAGGCACCACGGCATCGACCCGCAATGGGGCCCCGGACGGCACGGCCCCGGCAACAACACCTTCTCCTACTTCACCGACCCCTCCGGGCTCGTCTGCGAGTACACCTCCGAGGTCGCGCAGATCGTCGAGGACGCGTGGATCGCCCGCGTCTGGCGGCGGGTGCCCGAACTGTCGGACCTGTGGGGGACGGCGGGGCCGCCGTCGAAGGAGATCCGCTGCCACATGGCGGGTTCACCCGACCCGGGCCCCCTCTCCCGCCAGGACAACCCGGAGGTTCAGGCATGA
- a CDS encoding aldehyde dehydrogenase, producing the protein MPRIPADEALIAGEWRRGAGAPADTVDPATGRVIATVHAVSLDEVAEAARGAAEAAADPRWRDLLPHRRALLLHRVAELIEESTDDLAALQTADTGKALTETRALVGSAAATFRYTAAALETAEEAITPSRGDYVTLSVYEPIGVVGAINPWNSPIASDAQKLAPALAGGNAVLLKPAEWTPLVSLALGRLVTRALDELGLPAGLLSVLTGRGSLVGDAIVRDPHVGKVTFTGGTSTGRTLAHAAAEKLMPLSLELGGKSPTVVLADADVEQALAGVMFGIFSSSGQSCIAGSRLFVARELYEEFVGELVERVRKLRVGPGTDPDTQVAPLVHHRHRDSVAAYVDLAREEGARVLCGGGVPQGPAYRDGAYYLPTVLDGLPNSSRTCQEEIFGPVLVALPFDDEDDLVRQANSSVYGLACGIWTRDHRAAWRIARRVDAGTVWINTYKQFSIATPFGGMKESGLGREKGRDGIRAYQRQKSLYWGVADAPLPWAN; encoded by the coding sequence ATGCCCCGCATCCCAGCCGACGAAGCACTCATCGCGGGCGAGTGGCGACGCGGCGCGGGCGCCCCGGCCGACACCGTCGACCCGGCGACGGGCCGCGTCATCGCCACCGTCCACGCGGTCTCCCTCGACGAGGTCGCCGAAGCGGCGCGAGGGGCGGCCGAGGCCGCCGCCGACCCGCGCTGGCGCGACCTCCTGCCCCACCGGCGCGCCCTGCTCCTGCACCGCGTCGCCGAGCTGATCGAGGAGTCCACGGACGACCTCGCCGCCCTGCAGACCGCCGACACCGGCAAGGCGCTCACCGAGACCCGCGCCCTGGTGGGCAGCGCGGCGGCCACCTTCCGCTACACGGCCGCCGCCCTGGAGACCGCCGAGGAGGCGATCACGCCCTCGCGCGGCGACTATGTGACGCTGAGCGTGTACGAGCCGATCGGCGTCGTCGGCGCGATCAACCCCTGGAACTCCCCCATCGCCAGCGACGCCCAGAAGCTCGCCCCGGCGCTCGCGGGCGGCAACGCGGTGCTGCTCAAGCCCGCCGAGTGGACCCCGCTCGTCTCCCTCGCGCTCGGCCGCCTCGTCACGCGCGCACTGGACGAACTCGGGCTCCCGGCCGGGCTGCTGTCGGTGCTCACCGGGCGCGGAAGCCTCGTCGGGGACGCGATCGTCCGCGATCCGCACGTCGGCAAGGTGACCTTCACCGGCGGCACGAGCACGGGCCGCACGCTCGCGCACGCCGCCGCCGAGAAGCTGATGCCTCTCTCGCTCGAACTGGGCGGCAAGTCGCCGACGGTCGTCCTCGCCGACGCCGACGTCGAGCAGGCCCTGGCCGGCGTGATGTTCGGGATCTTCTCCTCCAGCGGACAGTCCTGCATCGCGGGGTCACGGCTCTTCGTCGCCCGTGAGCTGTACGAGGAGTTCGTCGGCGAGCTCGTCGAGCGCGTACGCAAGCTGCGCGTGGGGCCCGGCACCGACCCGGACACCCAGGTCGCACCGCTCGTCCACCACAGGCACCGGGACTCCGTCGCCGCGTACGTCGACCTCGCGCGCGAGGAAGGTGCGCGGGTGCTGTGCGGCGGGGGTGTGCCGCAGGGCCCCGCATACCGGGACGGGGCGTACTACCTGCCCACCGTCCTGGACGGGCTCCCGAACTCCTCGCGGACCTGCCAGGAGGAGATCTTCGGGCCCGTCCTGGTCGCGCTGCCCTTCGACGACGAGGACGATCTCGTGCGGCAGGCCAACTCCAGTGTCTACGGCCTCGCCTGCGGCATCTGGACCCGCGACCACCGGGCCGCCTGGCGCATCGCGCGGCGCGTCGACGCGGGCACGGTCTGGATCAACACCTACAAGCAGTTCAGCATCGCCACGCCCTTCGGCGGCATGAAGGAGAGCGGACTCGGCCGCGAGAAGGGCCGCGACGGCATCCGCGCCTATCAGCGCCAGAAGTCCCTCTACTGGGGCGTCGCCGACGCGCCCCTCCCCTGGGCCAACTGA
- a CDS encoding MFS transporter: MTIDASPDRAVRAAIAARFERLPLCRWHVTVRLIVGAVTFFEAFDQLLIAYALPGLRQEWDLSTSAATLLLTVGSIGMLVGALLSGRLADRIGRVKVIALCVAVSSVANLALSVATSPDAFMALRFVQGLAIGGEVPVAATFIAEITRSHQRGRFVLLYELVFPAGLTVGALVAAWVVPILGWRWMYALAALPGLLCILVQRKVPESPRWLADHGRADEAAEVMAGIETEVERITGKPLPPVPEALPVAAPGEAASGLRGLFTGRYRRRTLVIGVLWFTGYFVNYGITSWLPTIYQNRYDLSLSDALLYSTVTSCAGLLGCLVAALTVDRLGRRKVITGCLGGAAVMLVALAAVGAGTPVQVLVWTSLAAVFFFGSNICLYLYTPELFPTRMRALGSSMGGAMNRLGVILGPIVVGVVYAGGNVSTVFVMLGAVALVGSVVAAVGAEETAGRRLEEVSP; this comes from the coding sequence ATGACGATCGACGCTTCCCCGGACCGAGCGGTCCGGGCCGCCATAGCCGCCCGCTTCGAACGGCTCCCCCTGTGCCGCTGGCACGTCACCGTCCGGCTCATCGTGGGCGCGGTCACCTTCTTCGAGGCCTTCGACCAGCTCCTGATCGCCTACGCCCTGCCCGGACTGCGCCAGGAGTGGGACCTCAGCACGTCCGCAGCGACACTGCTGCTCACCGTCGGCTCGATCGGCATGCTGGTCGGGGCGCTGCTCTCCGGGCGGCTCGCGGACCGGATCGGCCGCGTGAAGGTCATCGCGCTGTGCGTGGCGGTGTCCAGCGTCGCGAACCTGGCCCTGTCCGTCGCCACGTCACCCGACGCCTTCATGGCCCTGCGGTTCGTCCAGGGCCTGGCGATCGGGGGCGAGGTGCCGGTGGCGGCGACCTTCATCGCCGAGATCACCCGCAGCCACCAGCGTGGCCGCTTCGTCCTCCTCTACGAGCTGGTGTTCCCGGCAGGTCTGACCGTGGGCGCGCTGGTCGCGGCCTGGGTGGTGCCGATTCTGGGCTGGCGCTGGATGTACGCGCTCGCGGCTCTGCCGGGCCTGCTCTGCATCCTCGTACAGCGCAAGGTCCCCGAGTCGCCGCGCTGGCTCGCGGACCACGGCAGGGCGGACGAGGCGGCCGAGGTGATGGCCGGCATCGAGACGGAGGTCGAACGGATCACGGGCAAACCGCTGCCGCCCGTTCCCGAGGCGCTGCCCGTGGCGGCGCCCGGGGAAGCGGCTTCCGGGCTGCGCGGTTTGTTCACCGGCCGCTACCGGCGCCGGACGCTGGTGATCGGCGTGCTCTGGTTCACCGGCTACTTCGTCAACTACGGCATCACGTCCTGGCTCCCGACGATCTACCAGAACCGCTACGACCTCTCCCTCTCGGACGCGCTCCTCTACTCGACGGTCACGTCCTGTGCGGGTCTGCTCGGCTGCCTCGTGGCCGCGCTGACGGTGGACCGCCTGGGGCGCCGGAAGGTCATCACCGGGTGTCTGGGCGGGGCCGCGGTGATGCTGGTGGCGCTCGCGGCCGTGGGCGCGGGCACGCCGGTGCAGGTCCTGGTGTGGACGTCGCTCGCTGCGGTCTTCTTCTTCGGCTCCAACATCTGCCTGTACCTGTACACGCCGGAGCTCTTCCCGACGCGGATGCGGGCGCTGGGCAGCAGCATGGGCGGCGCGATGAACCGGCTCGGCGTGATCCTCGGGCCGATCGTGGTGGGCGTCGTCTACGCGGGCGGCAATGTGTCCACGGTGTTCGTGATGCTGGGGGCCGTGGCGCTGGTGGGGTCCGTGGTGGCGGCGGTCGGGGCGGAGGAGACGGCGGGGCGGCGTCTTGAGGAGGTTTCGCCTTAG
- a CDS encoding ferredoxin reductase, which produces MAGTFVPPTRFAVPGRIAVSNRAAAVWQRATVVDVRRENAAGTVSSFRLKVPDWQGHLPGQHLMLRLTAPDGYVAQRHYSIASAPDGSGEIELTLDHVPGGEVSGHLHTVARVGDVVEVRGPLSGFFAWPGDRPALLLGAGSGVVPLMSMLRHWRRAGRPVPLRLLVSARTPEDLIYAQEYGDETTVVLTRTEGRLSAAHVAPLLGPAQPEGGWEAYICGSNGFAEHASRLLVAGGQPVDRIRIERFG; this is translated from the coding sequence GTGGCCGGGACTTTCGTGCCCCCGACGCGGTTCGCCGTGCCCGGACGGATCGCGGTGAGCAATCGCGCGGCGGCGGTCTGGCAGCGGGCGACGGTGGTGGACGTACGGCGCGAGAACGCGGCCGGCACGGTGTCGAGCTTCCGCCTGAAGGTGCCGGACTGGCAGGGGCATCTGCCGGGCCAGCATCTGATGCTGCGGCTCACGGCCCCGGACGGGTACGTCGCCCAGCGCCACTACTCGATCGCATCGGCCCCGGACGGGAGCGGCGAGATCGAGCTGACCCTGGACCATGTGCCGGGCGGCGAGGTGTCCGGTCATCTGCACACGGTCGCGCGCGTCGGCGACGTGGTGGAGGTGCGGGGTCCGCTGTCCGGGTTCTTCGCGTGGCCCGGGGACCGTCCCGCGCTGCTGCTCGGTGCGGGGTCCGGTGTGGTCCCGCTGATGTCGATGCTGCGGCACTGGCGGCGGGCCGGGCGTCCGGTGCCGCTGCGGCTTCTCGTCTCGGCGCGTACGCCGGAGGACTTGATCTACGCGCAGGAGTACGGCGACGAGACCACGGTCGTCCTCACGCGGACGGAGGGCCGGCTGAGCGCCGCGCACGTGGCCCCGCTGCTGGGGCCCGCTCAGCCCGAGGGGGGCTGGGAGGCGTACATCTGCGGCTCGAACGGCTTCGCCGAGCATGCCTCGCGGCTGCTGGTGGCCGGGGGCCAGCCGGTCGACCGGATCCGGATCGAGCGGTTCGGGTAA
- a CDS encoding sulfite oxidase-like oxidoreductase, whose product MTIEHRTTIEQRRPVEPTRGFTGRARAADRDPRLPPGQYDAADGWPVLSAEVTPELSPAEWTFRVDGLVTSPRTWTWDDAHELPASEYRGDIHCVTSWSKFGVRFGGASLDAFLAAAGPRPEATHVVAYSHTGYTTNLPLADVTGGKAWIVWEYGDGPLPPEHGGPARLIVPHLYFWKSVKWVAGLRLLDHDEPGFWEQNGYHHRGNPWREERYSGD is encoded by the coding sequence ATGACCATCGAGCACCGTACGACCATCGAGCAGCGTAGGCCCGTCGAACCCACCCGCGGCTTCACCGGCCGCGCCCGCGCGGCCGACCGCGACCCACGGCTGCCTCCCGGGCAGTACGACGCCGCCGACGGCTGGCCCGTCCTGTCCGCCGAGGTGACGCCCGAGCTCTCGCCCGCGGAGTGGACTTTCCGCGTGGACGGACTCGTGACGTCCCCGCGCACCTGGACGTGGGACGACGCGCACGAGCTGCCCGCGTCCGAGTACCGCGGGGACATCCACTGCGTGACCAGCTGGTCCAAGTTCGGGGTGCGCTTCGGCGGGGCGAGCCTGGACGCGTTCCTGGCCGCCGCCGGGCCGCGCCCCGAGGCCACGCACGTCGTCGCGTACTCGCACACGGGGTACACCACGAACCTCCCCCTCGCCGATGTGACGGGCGGCAAGGCGTGGATCGTCTGGGAGTACGGGGACGGCCCGCTGCCTCCCGAGCACGGCGGCCCCGCGCGCCTGATCGTCCCCCATCTCTACTTCTGGAAGAGCGTGAAGTGGGTCGCGGGGCTGCGGCTCCTGGACCACGACGAGCCCGGCTTCTGGGAGCAGAACGGCTATCACCACCGGGGCAATCCCTGGCGTGAGGAGCGTTACTCCGGTGACTGA